The Xiphophorus hellerii strain 12219 chromosome 22, Xiphophorus_hellerii-4.1, whole genome shotgun sequence genome has a window encoding:
- the LOC116713619 gene encoding serine/threonine-protein kinase ICK has translation MNRYTTLRQLGDGTYGSVILGRSLESGELVAIKKMKRKFYSWEECMNLREVKSLKKLNHANVIKLKEVIRENDHLYFIFEYMKENLYQLMKDRTRLFPESAVRNIMFQILQGLAFIHKHGFFHRDMKPENLLCMGPELVKIADFGLAREIRSRPPYTDYVSTRWYRAPEVLLRSTSYNSPIDQWAIGCIMAELYTLRPLFPGSSEVDTIFKICQVLGTPKKTDWPEGYQLASAMNFRWPQCVPSNLKTLIPNASPDAIRLMTDLLQWDPKNRPASAQSLRYSYFHVGQALGTPQQILEQGRPQPGRVQLQPPLQQQQQQQQPLLLLKPMPPTQPPPSNQHCTPSRPLQQVAPPPASAASQAASYQRHTGPKHIPKPEQTEVMPQSHLPYIVDKSLQSKPRQQETGGANLLNYQVKPKGGGRRRWGHGTGHLKSDNWDNYEDRDLSSLSILGKNNFSSEKRRQGEDALSRYGNVLDYSRPSGKEDTPLNLNKTEAYQEPSRTASAKQHYLRQSRYLPGISTKKNVAIDASKDFTGSHLWGGSSIPFGGTLPSRGAHGTNTIPGGYIPSFYKNDGSGSAGHRGRQGTSVEATASNYATWRSGQSQMNPSANAPTANKSTSSLHPRPPLQSIHGRTDWSAKYGHR, from the exons aatgaAACGAAAGTTTTACTCCTGGGAGGAATGCATGAACCTGAGAGAAGTCAAG TCCCTGAAGAAACTAAACCATGCTAATGTGATCAAACTCAAGGAGGTAATCCGGGAAAATGATCACTTGTACTTCATTTTTGAGTACATGAAGGAGAATTTGTATCAGCTGATGAAAGACCG GACACGTTTGTTCCCTGAATCGGCTGTTAGGAATATAATGTTTCAGATCCTGCAGGGACTTGCATTCATTCATAAGCACG GGTTTTTCCACAGGGACATGAAACCAGAAAATCTCCTGTGTATGGGCCCAGAGCTGGTGAAAATCGCCGACTTTGGGCTCGCCCGTGAGATCAGATCTCGACCGCCGTACACAGACTATGTCTCAACTCGATG GTACCGAGCTCCAGAGGTGCTCCTCAGGTCCACATCATACAATTCACCCATAGACCAGTGGGCGATCGGCTGCATCATGGCTGAGCTTTACACACTCAGGCCTCTGTTCCCAGGATCCAGTGAAGTGGATACCATATTCAAGATCTGCCAAGTCCTGGGTACGCCAAAGAAG ACTGATTGGCCCGAGGGATACCAGCTGGCGAGCGCCATGAACTTCCGTTGGCCTCAGTGCGTTCCCAGCAACCTGAAGACACTGATCCCCAACGCCAGTCCAGACGCCATCCGTCTCATGACGGACCTGCTTCAATGGGACCCCAAGAACAGGCCGGCCTCTGCTCAG TCTCTCAGGTACTCGTATTTCCACGTGGGCCAAGCACTGGGCACCCCTCAGCAGATACTGGAGCAGGGCAGACCTCAGCCGGGTCGAGTGCAGCTGCAGCCtcctctgcagcagcaacagcagcagcagcagcctctcCTACTGCTGAAGCCCATGCCCCCCACCCAGCCTCCACCTTCTAACCAGCACTGCACACCCTCCAGGCCTCTCCAGCAGGTCGCGCCGCCCCCTGCATCAGCAGCTTCCCAGGCGGCGTCTTACCAGAGGCACACAGGGCCCAAGCACATACCGAAGCCGGAGCAGACGGAGGTCATGCCACAGAGTCACCTTCCTTACATCGTCGACAAGAGTCTGCAGAGCAAG CCAAGGCAGCAGGAGACAGGCGGCGCAAACCTTCTCAACTACCAGGTGAAGCCAAAGGGAGGAGGGCGGCGGCGATGGGGACACGGCACGGGACACCTCAAGAGTGACAACTGGGACAACTATGAAGACAGAGATCTGTCCTCTTTGAGCATTCTGgggaaaaataacttttcctcAGAGAAGCGGAGGCAGGGAGAGGACGCTCTGAGCAG GTACGGAAATGTTCTGGATTACAGTCGACCCAGTGGAAAAGAAGACACACCCTTGAACCTGAACAAGACCGAAGCCTATCAGGAGCCGTCGAGAACCGCCTCAGCCAAGCAGCACTACCTGAGACAGTCTAGATATTTACCTG GCATAAGTACAAAGAAGAATGTGGCCATAGATGCCAGTAAGGATTTCACTGGAAGCCATCTTTGGGGCGGCAGTAGTATTCCTTTTGGAGGAACGCTGCCGAGCAGAGGAGCGCATG GTACAAATACAATCCCTGGTGGATACATCCCATCATTTTACAAAAACGACGGCAGTGGCTCTGCTGGCCACAGAGGAAGGCAGGGTACATCAGTGGAAGCAACAGCATCAA ATTATGCAACATGGCGGTCTGGTCAGAGTCAGATGAACCCCTCTGCCAACGCGCCCACAGCCAACAAAAGCACGTCCAGTCTGCATCCTCGCCCGCCACTACAGAGCATTCACGGCCGAACAGACTGGTCTGCCAAATACGGACACCGTTAG